In Desulfofundulus kuznetsovii DSM 6115, the following are encoded in one genomic region:
- a CDS encoding ABC transporter ATP-binding protein gives MIELRQLTKHYGNIIAVAGLDLHIEKGEIFALLGPNGAGKTTTIRMLTMLTKPTGGTALINGYDVMRDLDKVKKEIGVVPQHMNLDQELTARENLELHGRLHRIPASRRQERIEELLDYVELRERAGDLVSKFSGGMKRRLMIARALMHNPKVLFLDEPTVGLDPQTRRKIWDLIRRMNSEGMTVLLTTHYIEEAEVLCHRVGIMDKGRLIALGTPRELKQKVGEVVVESFGGKDTGYKLFPSRDRALAYAGQLDGNVLIRESNLEDVFVELTGRKVGD, from the coding sequence GTGATTGAGCTTCGCCAGCTGACCAAACATTACGGAAACATTATCGCTGTAGCCGGCCTGGACCTGCATATTGAGAAAGGGGAGATCTTCGCCCTGCTCGGTCCCAACGGTGCCGGTAAGACTACCACTATAAGGATGCTGACCATGCTCACCAAACCTACCGGCGGCACGGCTTTAATCAATGGCTATGACGTTATGCGGGATCTGGACAAGGTGAAAAAGGAAATCGGCGTGGTGCCCCAGCATATGAACCTGGACCAGGAGTTAACCGCCCGGGAAAACCTGGAACTGCACGGGCGCCTGCACAGGATTCCTGCTTCCCGCCGGCAGGAGAGAATCGAGGAACTCCTCGACTACGTGGAACTCCGGGAGCGGGCAGGGGATCTGGTGAGCAAATTTTCCGGCGGCATGAAGCGCCGGCTGATGATTGCCCGGGCATTGATGCACAACCCAAAAGTTCTTTTCTTAGACGAACCTACCGTGGGTCTGGACCCCCAGACCCGCCGCAAGATCTGGGACTTAATCCGGCGGATGAACAGTGAAGGCATGACTGTCCTTTTAACCACCCATTACATTGAAGAAGCAGAAGTACTCTGCCACCGTGTGGGCATTATGGATAAAGGCCGGTTGATTGCCCTGGGGACACCCCGGGAATTAAAGCAAAAGGTAGGAGAAGTGGTAGTGGAATCTTTTGGAGGTAAGGATACCGGTTATAAACTTTTTCCCAGCCGTGATAGGGCCCTGGCCTATGCCGGCCAGCTGGATGGAAATGTTTTAATCCGGGAATCCAACCTGGAAGATGTTTTCGTCGAGCTAACCGGGCGTAAGGTGGGTGATTGA
- the bchI gene encoding magnesium chelatase ATPase subunit I has translation MKYIYPFSAIVGQEEMKKGLLLNAVNPKLSGILIRGEKGTAKSTAVRALAALLPEIDVVADCPFSCDPDDITTMCMDCRQRLAAGEELPRARRKMRVVDLPVSATEDRVVGTLDIEQAIKKGEKHFEPGVLAQANRGILYVDEVNLLDDHVVDVLLDSAAMGVNTVEREGVSFTHPAQFILVGTMNPEEGELRPQLLDRFGLCVHITGIMDPELRVEVIRRRAAFEEDPEGFTRQWEGEEEKLRRQIVAAKKLLPEVEIPEEMLYLIAKIAIEMGVDGHRADLVMMKAAKTMAALAGRTEVTRDDVHSSVNLALLHRMRRKPFQEMDIDREKLQVIMGGQKARHFHEHSHGHSHR, from the coding sequence ATGAAATATATCTACCCTTTTTCAGCCATTGTCGGGCAGGAGGAAATGAAAAAAGGCTTGTTGTTAAATGCCGTTAACCCCAAACTATCTGGTATTCTCATCCGGGGTGAAAAGGGCACCGCCAAATCAACCGCCGTACGGGCTCTGGCAGCATTATTACCGGAGATTGATGTGGTTGCCGACTGCCCCTTTAGCTGTGACCCCGATGATATCACCACCATGTGTATGGACTGCCGGCAACGCCTTGCCGCGGGCGAGGAACTGCCCCGGGCCAGGCGAAAAATGCGGGTGGTGGACCTGCCCGTATCTGCCACTGAAGACCGGGTGGTGGGGACGCTGGACATTGAGCAGGCCATCAAAAAAGGAGAAAAGCACTTCGAACCGGGTGTTCTGGCCCAGGCCAACCGGGGTATTCTTTATGTGGATGAGGTAAACCTTTTAGACGATCACGTGGTCGATGTGTTGCTGGATTCCGCAGCTATGGGAGTAAACACTGTGGAGCGGGAAGGGGTTTCCTTCACCCACCCGGCACAATTTATTCTGGTGGGCACCATGAATCCGGAGGAAGGTGAACTGAGACCCCAGTTGCTGGACCGTTTCGGCCTTTGTGTACATATCACCGGTATTATGGACCCGGAGCTGCGGGTGGAGGTGATCAGGCGCCGGGCTGCTTTTGAAGAAGATCCCGAAGGGTTTACCAGGCAGTGGGAGGGGGAAGAAGAAAAGTTACGCCGGCAAATCGTGGCGGCTAAAAAACTGCTGCCGGAAGTAGAAATCCCGGAGGAAATGCTTTATCTGATCGCAAAGATAGCCATTGAAATGGGTGTGGACGGCCACCGGGCCGATCTGGTGATGATGAAGGCGGCCAAGACCATGGCCGCCCTGGCCGGCCGTACCGAGGTTACCCGCGATGATGTGCACAGTTCGGTGAACCTTGCCCTGCTCCACCGCATGCGCCGCAAGCCTTTCCAGGAAATGGATATCGATCGGGAGAAACTGCAGGTGATCATGGGTGGACAAAAAGCCCGCCATTTTCACGAACATTCCCACGGGCACAGCCATCGTTAA
- a CDS encoding putative cobaltochelatase, translating into MSVFQRVTYPFTAIVGQEKMKKGLILNAINPRLGGIIIRGQKGTAKSTAVRALAALLPEIEVVVGCPFNCDPNDLARLCSGCRERLAAGRKLERTSRRVQVIDLPVSATEDRVVGSLDFEYAIKHGRPRFEPGVLARANRGIIYVDEVNLLDDHIVDVLLDAAAMGVNVVEREGISYSHPAEFVLVGTMNPEEGELRPQLLDRFGLCVQIEGVDDPEQRVEIIRRREAFDADPMGFLACWAPEEQRLREKIIAARAMLPRVTIPENLLHLAARLSMEALAAGHRADIVMAAAARTIAAFDGRIEVTENDILEAAELVLPHRAREAPPPPPEQPEPPQEEPEPPQEEDHQEQNPEQSEEAPAGESFEDSRSAEQQESRDQESSTQDHEPDQASAPPAVAQDVVFAVGQPFPVRRITYDRDRLLRKGSGRRSRTRTATRAGRYVRSTMQRKNNDLAFDATLRAAAPYQVYREKNGLAVALTPADIREKVREKRIGNFLLFVVDASGSMGAQQRMVETKGAILSLLMDAYQKRDKIGLVAFKGDTAEVLLPPTGSVEMGYKLLEELPTGGKTPLSAGLLKAYEVARTHLYKDPNISPLLILISDGRANVSMGQDKPQAEVRRVAEIIREEERIKTLVIDVEKDGFITFGLARELAFALGAEYYKIDDLKADILVQAVREII; encoded by the coding sequence ATGTCGGTTTTTCAGCGGGTAACATACCCCTTTACGGCCATTGTGGGCCAGGAAAAAATGAAAAAAGGGTTAATCTTGAATGCGATTAACCCCCGTCTGGGGGGAATCATCATCCGCGGGCAAAAGGGTACGGCCAAGTCCACCGCCGTGCGGGCACTGGCTGCCCTGTTGCCGGAAATTGAAGTGGTGGTAGGGTGTCCCTTTAACTGCGATCCCAATGACCTTGCTCGCCTTTGTTCCGGGTGTAGAGAACGGTTGGCGGCCGGCCGGAAGCTGGAAAGAACCAGCCGCCGGGTACAGGTCATTGATCTGCCTGTTTCGGCCACCGAGGACCGGGTGGTGGGCAGCCTGGACTTTGAATACGCCATTAAGCACGGCCGGCCCCGTTTCGAGCCCGGGGTGCTTGCCCGGGCCAACCGGGGAATCATCTACGTAGATGAGGTCAACTTGCTGGATGATCATATTGTGGATGTCCTTTTAGATGCGGCGGCTATGGGCGTGAATGTGGTGGAAAGGGAAGGCATCTCATACTCCCACCCGGCGGAGTTTGTCCTGGTGGGCACCATGAACCCGGAGGAGGGAGAACTGCGGCCCCAGCTGCTGGACCGTTTCGGCCTTTGTGTGCAAATTGAGGGGGTGGACGACCCGGAGCAACGGGTGGAAATCATTCGCCGCCGGGAGGCCTTTGATGCGGATCCAATGGGTTTTTTGGCCTGCTGGGCGCCTGAAGAACAAAGGTTAAGGGAGAAAATCATTGCCGCCCGCGCTATGCTCCCCCGGGTTACCATCCCGGAGAATCTGTTACACCTGGCTGCCCGTTTGAGCATGGAAGCCCTGGCGGCCGGGCACCGGGCCGACATTGTCATGGCCGCTGCTGCCCGGACTATTGCCGCCTTCGACGGCCGGATAGAGGTAACCGAAAATGACATCCTGGAAGCGGCAGAGCTGGTTCTTCCACACCGGGCGAGGGAAGCTCCTCCACCGCCTCCGGAGCAGCCGGAACCGCCTCAAGAGGAACCGGAACCGCCGCAAGAGGAAGATCATCAGGAACAAAACCCGGAACAAAGCGAAGAGGCCCCGGCCGGGGAGTCTTTTGAAGATAGCCGGTCGGCAGAACAACAGGAATCGCGGGACCAGGAGTCGTCCACACAGGATCATGAGCCGGATCAGGCTTCCGCTCCTCCCGCAGTTGCGCAGGATGTGGTCTTTGCTGTGGGGCAGCCCTTTCCGGTCCGGCGTATTACTTATGACCGGGACCGTCTGTTGCGCAAAGGCTCCGGGCGCCGTTCCCGCACCAGGACGGCCACCCGGGCCGGACGATATGTGCGCAGTACCATGCAGCGCAAAAACAACGACCTGGCCTTTGATGCTACCTTAAGGGCGGCGGCCCCCTATCAGGTTTATCGAGAAAAGAATGGCCTGGCTGTGGCGCTTACACCGGCAGACATCCGGGAAAAAGTGCGGGAAAAGCGCATCGGGAACTTTTTACTTTTCGTCGTCGATGCAAGCGGCTCCATGGGGGCGCAGCAGCGTATGGTGGAAACCAAGGGTGCGATTCTCTCCCTTTTGATGGATGCCTATCAGAAGCGGGATAAAATCGGTCTGGTGGCCTTTAAGGGGGATACGGCAGAAGTTTTGCTGCCGCCCACCGGTAGCGTGGAGATGGGTTATAAGCTGCTGGAAGAACTGCCCACCGGCGGGAAGACCCCGCTTTCCGCCGGTCTGCTCAAGGCTTATGAGGTGGCCAGGACCCACCTGTACAAGGACCCAAACATATCGCCTCTCTTGATTCTTATCTCCGATGGGCGGGCGAATGTCAGCATGGGTCAGGATAAGCCTCAGGCTGAGGTCCGCCGCGTGGCAGAGATAATCCGGGAAGAAGAGCGAATTAAAACTTTAGTCATCGATGTAGAAAAAGATGGTTTTATTACCTTTGGCCTGGCCCGGGAGCTTGCTTTTGCCCTGGGGGCGGAATATTACAAAATAGACGATTTAAAGGCCGATATTCTGGTACAGGCAGTGCGAGAAATAATTTAA
- a CDS encoding DUF3842 family protein gives MRIAVIDGQGGGIGRVIVEKLRKALPKDDVEIIALGTNAMAAALMLKAGANDAASGENAVIYNADKVDIIVGTIAVLMPHSMLGEFTPAMAEAVAKSPARKILLHLNRSNVEIVGVVAEPLPHLIDFLVERVKTIMAARCAGQG, from the coding sequence ATGCGTATAGCAGTAATTGACGGGCAGGGCGGGGGCATTGGCCGGGTCATCGTGGAAAAGTTGCGGAAGGCCCTGCCCAAGGACGATGTGGAAATCATCGCCCTGGGTACCAACGCCATGGCGGCGGCATTGATGCTCAAGGCAGGGGCCAACGATGCAGCCAGCGGCGAAAATGCCGTTATTTACAATGCGGATAAGGTGGACATTATTGTGGGCACCATTGCCGTGCTGATGCCCCACAGTATGCTGGGGGAATTCACCCCGGCCATGGCCGAAGCGGTGGCGAAGAGCCCTGCGAGAAAGATTCTTTTGCACCTAAATCGCTCCAATGTAGAGATAGTGGGGGTAGTTGCCGAGCCGCTACCCCATTTGATTGATTTTCTGGTAGAACGGGTGAAGACTATAATGGCTGCCAGGTGCGCGGGACAGGGTTAA
- a CDS encoding PQQ-binding-like beta-propeller repeat protein, whose translation MRRPFLFLLILLPFCLAAAGLIFPGQVKAAPGRAPAVEWAFSPGKGEARCVAQTGDGGYVCTGWIESREGGSDVFLARMDRKGNRLWQKVFKGNGYSCGYCVKEVRGGGFIIVGDTKSKNGYDHDVYVVRTDEKGEPLWERNFGGRYCDYAWSVQQTKDGGFILAGGTESFGAGIYDVYLIKLDSSGKKLWEKTYGGKGSDCGYAVLEMGDGGYLIAGNAESFGNGNPDVYLLRTDGNGQVIWQKTYGGKGSDYGWSLAPSRDGGYVIAGEKEITGGQGGILAPYLVRVDSDGNLLWEKTYGGQSAGSAYAVRKTGDGGYILAGKKESAGGGYDTWVVKTDKNGDPVWEKTIAGAGCNSGYSILQSKDGGYVVAGRKGMEKGAGSEILLLKLEGTGTLNTPLLLFTGAGAAIAGLALIFTLKRRGAKLGIKNLQG comes from the coding sequence ATGAGAAGGCCGTTTTTGTTTTTGCTGATCTTACTGCCCTTTTGCCTGGCCGCTGCAGGATTAATTTTTCCCGGGCAGGTAAAAGCAGCTCCCGGGCGGGCTCCGGCGGTAGAGTGGGCCTTTTCCCCGGGTAAGGGTGAGGCCCGCTGTGTGGCCCAGACCGGGGACGGAGGATATGTTTGCACCGGCTGGATCGAGTCCAGGGAAGGGGGTTCTGACGTTTTCCTTGCCCGGATGGACCGTAAAGGGAACAGGCTGTGGCAAAAAGTATTCAAGGGCAATGGCTACAGCTGCGGGTACTGTGTAAAAGAAGTCCGCGGCGGCGGTTTTATCATTGTTGGGGATACAAAATCCAAAAACGGCTATGACCACGATGTTTATGTGGTGCGGACGGATGAAAAGGGCGAGCCCTTGTGGGAACGGAACTTCGGCGGCCGGTATTGTGACTATGCCTGGTCCGTGCAGCAGACAAAAGACGGTGGCTTCATCCTGGCCGGGGGTACGGAGTCCTTTGGCGCGGGTATATATGACGTCTACCTGATCAAACTGGATTCTTCCGGTAAGAAGCTCTGGGAAAAAACATACGGCGGTAAGGGTTCCGATTGCGGTTATGCCGTGCTGGAGATGGGTGACGGCGGTTATCTCATTGCAGGTAATGCTGAATCCTTTGGTAACGGAAATCCCGACGTATACCTCCTGCGAACGGACGGAAACGGGCAGGTGATCTGGCAGAAGACATACGGCGGCAAGGGGTCGGATTACGGCTGGTCTCTGGCTCCATCCCGTGACGGCGGCTATGTGATTGCCGGCGAGAAGGAGATTACCGGCGGGCAGGGCGGGATTCTGGCGCCTTACCTGGTCCGGGTTGACTCTGATGGAAATTTGCTCTGGGAAAAGACGTACGGGGGCCAAAGCGCCGGTTCGGCTTATGCCGTCCGCAAGACCGGGGATGGCGGGTATATCCTGGCGGGTAAAAAAGAATCCGCCGGGGGCGGCTACGATACCTGGGTGGTGAAAACAGACAAAAACGGCGATCCTGTCTGGGAGAAGACCATCGCCGGCGCCGGATGCAACAGCGGCTACAGCATCCTGCAGTCAAAAGACGGCGGGTATGTTGTGGCGGGGAGAAAGGGGATGGAAAAAGGTGCCGGGAGTGAGATTTTGTTGCTGAAATTAGAGGGGACCGGAACATTGAATACTCCCTTATTGCTGTTCACCGGTGCAGGAGCCGCCATTGCCGGCCTGGCTTTGATTTTTACCCTGAAAAGGAGGGGAGCAAAATTGGGGATAAAAAATTTGCAAGGGTAG
- a CDS encoding ECF transporter S component produces the protein MGTSWGLYTTLTGILAALLLLSAMEKKGALDSRQVSVIAVLAALCAAGRAVTGVGLLFLQPTMFLVEITGFVYGARVGFFTGAMTPLISNFFMGQGSWTPWQMLCWGLVGVSGAVVKALFPQAGNKTLTAVCFLWGYLYGAIMDVWQWTVFMRPLTWQTYFLTWAAGFSFDSLRAAGNLFFCAALGHQTLKILQYFHKKMNIQYLER, from the coding sequence ATGGGGACGAGCTGGGGGCTGTACACCACATTGACCGGCATTCTTGCCGCTTTATTGCTTTTGTCCGCCATGGAGAAAAAAGGAGCGCTGGACTCCCGGCAGGTATCGGTTATTGCCGTCCTGGCCGCCCTCTGTGCGGCCGGCCGGGCGGTGACGGGAGTGGGTCTTTTATTTCTGCAGCCCACCATGTTTCTGGTGGAGATAACGGGATTTGTCTATGGTGCGCGGGTCGGCTTCTTTACAGGGGCCATGACCCCTTTGATTTCCAACTTCTTTATGGGGCAGGGATCCTGGACGCCCTGGCAGATGCTCTGCTGGGGGCTGGTGGGTGTTTCCGGAGCGGTGGTCAAAGCCCTGTTCCCACAGGCGGGAAACAAAACCCTGACCGCAGTCTGCTTCCTCTGGGGCTACCTTTACGGGGCCATCATGGATGTCTGGCAGTGGACCGTCTTTATGCGCCCCCTGACCTGGCAGACCTATTTTCTCACCTGGGCGGCGGGTTTTAGCTTCGATTCCCTGCGGGCTGCCGGCAATCTTTTCTTCTGTGCCGCCCTGGGGCACCAGACCTTGAAGATTCTGCAATATTTCCATAAGAAGATGAACATACAATATCTGGAAAGGTGA
- a CDS encoding ABC transporter ATP-binding protein, with amino-acid sequence MPLFKVENLTYYYPGTEKPALKNISLEIREGEFLLVTGGSGSGKSTLARVLAGLIPDFYGGRIGGKVFFRGREIRTLDRRKLAREVGMVFQDPEKQIVQSCVEAEIAFGLENLGLPPDEMSRRVAEVVSFMNLSPVQEAFTANLSGGQKQKLALASVLAMQPRVLILDEPTSQLDPVSAEEILNVVKRLNEEMGFTVIMVEQRLERCFHLADRVLLMAGGEIICHGSAAEGAREAVRRGLPFVPSVARFFACLNSPVVPVTVKEGRELLQSYLKGNIAVTKPDVPRRNHNSNIKEHEKNSIISLKNVWFGYPGGQEVLKDISLDIKEGEFVAILGENGAGKSTLLKIIVGLLRPGRGRVYVQGKEAGRNGFKEIRKFTAYLSQNPNDYLFQETVEDELLFTMRNFGLKDRGQVEEILHRLQLEPYRRRNPRDLSSGERQRVALASVLVTDPGLIILDEPTRGVDLGLKSELGHFLQEEAAKGKTVIVVTHDVEFAAEFAGRVVMMFAGRIVADGEKHAVLGRSVFYSPQISKLCRGICDGVLTFAEAQEQLGPLLAAKPAVLIKSTGEKAIWGRAGGCTPH; translated from the coding sequence TTGCCGCTTTTTAAAGTCGAAAATCTGACCTATTACTATCCCGGAACGGAAAAACCCGCCCTGAAAAATATCAGCCTGGAAATCCGGGAAGGAGAGTTTCTCCTTGTTACAGGCGGTTCCGGTTCGGGCAAATCCACCCTGGCCAGGGTGCTGGCGGGCCTGATCCCTGATTTTTACGGGGGGCGTATCGGGGGCAAGGTTTTTTTCAGGGGTAGAGAGATCCGGACGCTGGACCGCCGCAAACTGGCCCGGGAAGTGGGCATGGTCTTTCAGGATCCGGAAAAGCAAATTGTACAGAGCTGTGTGGAGGCGGAAATAGCCTTTGGCCTGGAAAACCTGGGGTTACCACCTGACGAGATGTCGCGCCGGGTTGCCGAAGTGGTCAGTTTCATGAATCTATCCCCGGTTCAGGAGGCCTTTACAGCCAATCTCTCCGGCGGCCAGAAACAGAAGCTGGCGCTGGCTTCCGTGCTGGCCATGCAGCCCCGTGTGCTTATTCTTGACGAACCTACCTCTCAACTGGACCCCGTCTCGGCGGAAGAAATCCTGAATGTGGTGAAAAGGCTTAATGAAGAAATGGGCTTTACGGTAATCATGGTTGAGCAGAGGCTGGAAAGATGTTTTCATTTAGCAGACCGGGTGCTGCTCATGGCCGGGGGCGAAATTATCTGCCACGGCAGTGCCGCCGAGGGAGCCCGGGAAGCAGTCAGAAGGGGACTTCCTTTTGTGCCGTCTGTGGCCAGGTTTTTTGCCTGCCTCAACTCGCCGGTTGTACCCGTTACGGTAAAGGAAGGGCGGGAACTCTTACAGTCTTACCTAAAAGGAAATATAGCCGTTACGAAACCAGATGTTCCCCGCCGTAACCATAATTCTAATATAAAAGAGCATGAGAAAAATAGCATTATCAGCTTGAAAAATGTATGGTTTGGTTATCCGGGCGGTCAAGAGGTTTTAAAAGATATCAGTCTTGATATAAAAGAAGGGGAATTTGTAGCCATCCTGGGGGAAAACGGCGCCGGTAAATCGACCCTGCTCAAGATCATAGTGGGTTTGCTCAGACCTGGCCGGGGCAGGGTTTATGTGCAGGGAAAAGAGGCGGGCCGGAATGGTTTTAAAGAGATCAGAAAGTTTACCGCCTACTTATCCCAGAACCCTAACGACTATCTCTTCCAGGAGACGGTGGAAGATGAGCTGCTTTTCACCATGCGTAATTTCGGCTTAAAAGACCGGGGGCAGGTGGAGGAAATCCTGCACAGACTGCAACTGGAGCCCTACCGCCGGCGAAATCCACGGGACCTGAGCAGCGGGGAAAGGCAGAGGGTGGCTTTAGCTTCCGTTCTGGTTACCGACCCCGGTTTGATCATTTTAGATGAACCCACCAGGGGGGTTGATTTGGGTTTAAAGTCGGAACTGGGACATTTTCTGCAAGAGGAGGCCGCAAAGGGCAAAACGGTAATCGTGGTGACCCACGATGTGGAGTTTGCGGCCGAGTTTGCCGGAAGAGTGGTGATGATGTTTGCGGGAAGGATTGTCGCCGACGGGGAAAAGCACGCGGTGTTGGGAAGATCTGTATTTTATTCTCCGCAGATCAGCAAGTTGTGCCGGGGCATTTGCGATGGAGTGCTCACCTTTGCCGAAGCGCAGGAACAGCTTGGGCCGCTTCTGGCCGCTAAACCGGCCGTCTTAATCAAAAGCACGGGAGAGAAGGCCATATGGGGACGAGCTGGGGGCTGTACACCACATTGA
- a CDS encoding energy-coupling factor transporter transmembrane component T, which yields MFDRLFYREKGLFLQSFHPATVLVYLLVLLILSLIYDHPLYLLALFLLLALLIREVDGLDAWEGFLKAGVFLMLVVMMVNPLVIRAGKTIIWHGPAVPFLGKLDISMEALYFGAASSLRLLVIISIFCLYNLMINPDRVLNLFSRIAGKSVLVMTLATRLFPTMVRDLQRIREVQQLRGVDFDTGSLWQRAKKYSGLYNVLLLSSLEGAMEIAESMQARAFGSGRRSVYSRNILRPRDLFCLGGSLLALLAAVWGLRYGYGRYSFYPEADFLIKNGTTLAVLFIVLFYLSVPLILSKGWKHCRFLKSKI from the coding sequence ATGTTTGACAGGCTTTTTTACCGGGAAAAGGGGCTTTTCCTGCAGAGCTTTCACCCGGCCACGGTCCTGGTTTATCTTCTGGTGCTCCTCATCCTGAGCCTGATCTATGATCATCCCCTGTATCTGCTGGCGCTCTTTCTCCTGCTTGCCCTCCTGATCAGGGAAGTGGACGGCCTGGATGCCTGGGAGGGATTTTTAAAAGCAGGGGTCTTTTTAATGCTGGTGGTGATGATGGTCAACCCCCTGGTGATCCGGGCCGGCAAAACCATTATCTGGCACGGTCCTGCAGTTCCCTTTCTGGGGAAGCTGGACATATCCATGGAGGCACTTTATTTCGGCGCCGCTTCCAGCCTGAGGCTTCTGGTCATCATCAGCATTTTTTGCCTATATAACCTGATGATCAACCCGGACAGGGTGTTGAATCTTTTTTCCAGAATAGCCGGTAAATCAGTCCTGGTGATGACCCTGGCCACGCGGCTGTTTCCCACCATGGTCAGGGACCTGCAGAGGATCAGGGAAGTGCAGCAGCTGCGGGGCGTCGACTTTGACACGGGCAGCCTGTGGCAGCGGGCAAAGAAATACTCCGGTTTATATAACGTGCTGCTTTTATCCTCCCTGGAGGGCGCCATGGAGATTGCCGAGTCCATGCAGGCCAGGGCCTTTGGCAGCGGCAGGCGTTCCGTGTACAGCCGGAATATCCTCAGGCCCCGGGATCTCTTCTGTCTCGGCGGCAGCCTGCTGGCTCTGCTGGCGGCAGTATGGGGGTTGCGTTACGGCTACGGCCGGTACAGCTTTTACCCGGAGGCGGACTTTCTTATTAAAAACGGCACGACTCTGGCGGTCCTTTTCATTGTGTTATTTTACCTGTCAGTACCGCTTATCCTGAGCAAGGGGTGGAAGCATTGCCGCTTTTTAAAGTCGAAAATCTGA
- a CDS encoding DUF4430 domain-containing protein — protein MKRKLIYLIGLLVILAGVLGPALYMHKVFSSQQQYRQAYSNQVTGSQTTNYSATEQENAPAQSQPAAGSGQPSAGISTTRPSGESTPSPSPAAKEKAGAAGGGQSKQSTAASRQSTASGGPDESASSGEPAKNASAAPESKAGCRVWVAVIGKNDEFLFRPAQVTVETDNKWGVTALGALDATGLPYAMKPAWPDFVDSIGGQACSGMAGWMYSVNGEVPMHMASKHPVKTGDKVIWWYSRSMDQPPPRWEDLVSKK, from the coding sequence ATGAAGCGCAAACTCATTTATCTTATCGGTTTGCTGGTGATCCTGGCCGGGGTGCTGGGCCCAGCCCTTTACATGCACAAAGTTTTCAGCTCTCAGCAGCAATACCGGCAGGCTTATAGCAACCAGGTGACCGGCAGCCAGACAACTAACTACAGTGCAACCGAACAGGAAAATGCTCCTGCGCAGAGCCAGCCCGCCGCCGGTTCCGGTCAACCTTCTGCCGGAATAAGTACAACCCGGCCTTCCGGCGAATCAACACCAAGCCCGTCACCTGCGGCCAAAGAAAAAGCCGGGGCGGCTGGCGGCGGCCAGAGCAAGCAGTCTACCGCTGCTTCCCGGCAGAGTACGGCTTCTGGCGGGCCGGATGAAAGTGCTTCTTCTGGCGAGCCGGCTAAAAATGCTTCTGCTGCGCCGGAGAGTAAAGCCGGATGCAGGGTCTGGGTGGCCGTCATCGGGAAAAATGATGAGTTCCTTTTCAGACCGGCGCAGGTTACTGTTGAAACGGACAACAAGTGGGGGGTCACCGCCCTGGGCGCCCTGGATGCCACCGGTCTTCCCTACGCCATGAAACCGGCCTGGCCCGATTTTGTGGATTCCATTGGCGGCCAGGCCTGCAGCGGTATGGCCGGGTGGATGTATTCGGTAAACGGTGAGGTGCCCATGCACATGGCCAGCAAGCACCCGGTAAAAACGGGGGACAAAGTAATCTGGTGGTACAGCAGGAGCATGGACCAGCCACCTCCCCGGTGGGAAGACCTGGTAAGCAAAAAGTAA